CTTCTTTATCCATTCTGGCTGTCAGAGTTTTCATCATTTCCTTTGCTTCTTGCAAAAAAGTACTTATATCTTTAGAAATTTTACTGCCTATATTATATTTTATTTTAAAGGCTTTGTAATCCTCATCAATACTTCCCATTTCCTGCATATACAGGTGGCTTATTTTTTTTATCTCATCATCGGTACCATTGAAAAGAGCCGGATACAAAAATCTATCTTCCTCTAG
The nucleotide sequence above comes from Anaerocolumna cellulosilytica. Encoded proteins:
- a CDS encoding hemerythrin domain-containing protein, with the translated sequence MINLENMNRQHNTIREEINFILKEAEKGANMDIQEIALHINKLAGQLKIHLLEEDRFLYPALFNGTDDEIKKISHLYMQEMGSIDEDYKAFKIKYNIGSKISKDISTFLQEAKEMMKTLTARMDKEDRELYRLIQERKL